From the genome of Desulfovibrio porci, one region includes:
- a CDS encoding PD-(D/E)XK nuclease family protein translates to MSATPFLIFPWQRAFLPDLKAMLEECSGGRPGSALLIVPHNRPWRYLLQLYAQEGGPRLLPKVLTLSEMVKIWRSGASDAPLHTANLLDRVALLHGCVQSLTGEDAALSARFARMDMALFLPWGLRLAALLEEMLGQGLEAADLAYVENEVAATAAALLGALGRIGRAYLKALDERQWTTPGLDQYMAGRHASQIPPLLVPAPDRPVLVAGFSVLTGTEDRLLRALWRAGAHICLHSDPALAGNAPAHWACAEHAAWLRRWQARARLALEPDPQEAAHKPRLSFFAGYDCHSQLQALRGTLADKPDAATPSTAVVLTDSALLMPVLHHLPDKDVNVSMGYPLPRSPLNRLLDALLRLQAGRSEDGRYYWRDLLQCLRHPYLNMLKADDADGRSLPLCDALRRLENLVRTGSRFVDLPTLADECRAALPEPLAALFSRCLSVMLDAVSAARTTADMAECLRGICDFLLDYGGEMWRHFPLDAEAMYRLMRHAEPILRETCLAQTPFPPTVLHGITRQVLEQERVPFEAEPLTGLQVLGMLETRLLHFERVLIVDATDDKLPGNPAQDPLLPDSLRQVLGLPDARRRERTAAHTLYRLCAGADEVHFFWQEGISRSALFDGKKSRSRFVEQLIWEEEQRRGALLAPGEAPLAAARCTVRATQTRPKSLERRAGLDAAVQKLLREPLSATRLDVYLQCPLRFAWQYLCRLAPQREINEGDDPAAVGICIHNTLRALYEPYLHKEVRRGDISMETVRARFYEALEAADLRRLLPADSCLMLETAAPLRLERFLAQQPESTLILALEEKLTADLALNGRSYAFTGTLDRLDRRDGQLHVLDYKTGGIKRHDGGLWTDAPFFQKVALACAPEQDASPEALFEELRERLPSLQLPCYLSMLMAGKMGNPGDAALVELKEDGAEIPLFGGLADEDLAEALGYCDLSLALVLRHLESAPHFAARPDRHCAWCPYAGLCAA, encoded by the coding sequence ATGAGCGCGACGCCCTTTTTGATTTTTCCCTGGCAGCGAGCTTTTTTGCCCGATCTTAAAGCAATGCTGGAAGAATGCAGCGGCGGACGGCCCGGCTCGGCCCTGCTCATCGTGCCGCACAACCGTCCCTGGCGCTATCTTCTGCAGCTCTATGCCCAGGAAGGCGGCCCGCGCCTGCTGCCCAAAGTCCTCACACTGTCCGAGATGGTGAAGATCTGGCGGAGCGGCGCCAGCGATGCGCCGCTGCACACGGCCAACCTGCTGGACCGCGTGGCTCTGCTCCACGGCTGCGTACAGTCTCTGACCGGGGAGGACGCGGCCCTTTCCGCTCGTTTCGCGCGCATGGACATGGCGCTTTTTTTGCCCTGGGGGCTGCGTCTGGCCGCTCTGCTGGAGGAAATGCTCGGCCAAGGACTGGAAGCCGCCGATCTGGCCTACGTGGAGAATGAAGTGGCCGCAACCGCCGCAGCCCTGCTGGGAGCGCTGGGGCGGATCGGCCGCGCCTATCTGAAAGCCCTGGACGAGCGCCAGTGGACCACGCCGGGCCTGGATCAGTACATGGCTGGCCGCCATGCGTCGCAAATCCCGCCGCTGCTCGTCCCCGCCCCGGACAGACCGGTGCTGGTGGCCGGCTTTTCCGTGCTGACCGGCACGGAGGACAGGCTTCTGCGCGCTCTCTGGCGGGCGGGAGCGCACATTTGCCTGCACAGTGATCCGGCTCTGGCCGGAAATGCCCCCGCACATTGGGCCTGCGCCGAACACGCGGCCTGGCTGCGGCGCTGGCAGGCCCGCGCGCGCCTAGCCTTGGAACCCGATCCGCAGGAGGCGGCGCACAAGCCGCGTTTGTCTTTTTTCGCCGGGTATGACTGCCATTCGCAGCTCCAGGCCCTGCGCGGGACCCTGGCTGACAAGCCGGATGCCGCTACGCCTTCAACCGCCGTGGTGCTGACGGACAGCGCCTTGCTCATGCCCGTGCTGCACCATCTGCCGGACAAAGACGTCAACGTGTCCATGGGCTATCCCCTGCCCCGCTCGCCCCTCAACCGTTTGCTGGACGCCCTGCTGCGCCTGCAGGCCGGGCGTTCCGAGGACGGGCGTTATTACTGGCGCGACCTGCTGCAATGTCTGCGGCATCCCTATCTGAACATGCTCAAGGCGGATGATGCGGACGGCCGCAGCCTGCCGTTGTGCGACGCCCTGCGCCGTCTGGAGAATCTGGTCCGCACGGGCAGCCGTTTTGTGGATCTGCCGACCCTGGCTGACGAATGCCGCGCCGCCTTGCCCGAGCCTCTGGCCGCGCTGTTTTCCCGATGCCTGTCGGTCATGCTGGACGCCGTGTCCGCCGCACGTACCACAGCGGACATGGCCGAATGCCTGCGCGGCATCTGTGATTTCCTGCTGGACTACGGCGGCGAGATGTGGCGTCATTTTCCTCTGGATGCGGAAGCCATGTACCGTCTGATGCGCCACGCCGAACCCATTCTGCGCGAAACCTGCCTGGCGCAAACGCCTTTTCCGCCGACCGTGCTGCACGGCATCACCCGCCAGGTGCTGGAGCAGGAGCGCGTGCCCTTTGAGGCTGAGCCGCTCACGGGTCTGCAGGTGCTCGGCATGCTGGAAACCCGCCTGCTGCACTTTGAGCGCGTGCTGATCGTGGACGCCACGGACGACAAACTGCCCGGTAATCCGGCTCAGGACCCGTTGCTGCCGGATTCCCTGCGCCAGGTTCTGGGCCTGCCCGACGCCCGCCGCCGCGAGCGCACGGCGGCGCATACGCTCTACCGTTTGTGCGCCGGAGCCGATGAAGTGCATTTTTTCTGGCAGGAGGGCATCAGCCGTTCCGCGCTCTTTGACGGCAAAAAAAGCCGCAGTCGCTTTGTGGAGCAGTTGATCTGGGAGGAGGAACAGCGCCGGGGCGCGCTGCTCGCACCCGGTGAGGCGCCGCTGGCCGCGGCGCGCTGCACGGTGCGCGCCACCCAGACCCGGCCCAAAAGCCTGGAACGCCGGGCGGGCCTGGACGCGGCGGTACAAAAGCTTCTGCGCGAACCGCTTTCCGCCACTCGCCTTGATGTTTATCTGCAATGTCCCTTGCGCTTCGCCTGGCAATACCTCTGCCGCCTCGCACCCCAGCGGGAAATCAACGAGGGCGACGATCCGGCGGCCGTGGGCATATGCATTCACAATACGTTGCGCGCGCTGTACGAACCCTATCTGCATAAGGAAGTGCGGCGGGGCGACATTTCCATGGAAACCGTGCGGGCCCGCTTCTACGAAGCTCTGGAAGCGGCGGATCTGCGCCGCCTTCTCCCGGCGGACAGTTGCCTGATGCTGGAAACGGCCGCGCCGTTGCGTCTGGAGCGCTTTCTGGCGCAACAGCCCGAGAGCACGCTGATCCTGGCTCTGGAAGAAAAACTGACTGCGGATTTGGCGCTTAACGGGCGCAGTTATGCCTTTACCGGCACCCTTGACCGTCTGGACCGGCGCGACGGCCAGCTGCATGTGCTGGACTACAAGACCGGCGGCATCAAACGGCACGACGGCGGGCTCTGGACCGATGCCCCCTTCTTTCAGAAGGTGGCCCTGGCCTGTGCCCCGGAGCAGGATGCTTCTCCGGAAGCGTTGTTTGAGGAATTGCGCGAGCGTCTGCCCAGCCTGCAATTGCCCTGTTACCTGTCCATGCTCATGGCCGGAAAAATGGGAAATCCCGGCGATGCCGCCCTGGTGGAACTTAAGGAAGATGGGGCGGAAATCCCCCTTTTCGGTGGGCTGGCGGACGAAGATCTGGCGGAGGCTCTCGGCTACTGCGACCTCAGCCTGGCGCTGGTGCTGCGCCACCTGGAAAGCGCTCCGCATTTCGCGGCCCGGCCCGACAGGCATTGCGCCTGGTGCCCGTATGCCGGATTGTGCGCGGCCTGA
- a CDS encoding NAD(P)H-dependent flavin oxidoreductase, translating to MPFPSLKIGNLTAKVPVVQGGMGVGISLSGLASAVANQGGIGVIAGAMIGMKEPDVAKNPLEANLRALRNEIIKARELSNGIIGVNIMVALTTFSQMVRTSIEHKADIIFSGAGLPLDMPRHLLQLCEEKKEEFKTKLVPIVSSGRAATVIAKKWLSRFNYLPDAFVVEGPKAGGHLGFKPEEIQDPAHALEVLVPEVVEAVKPFEDKFGRAVPIIAAGGVYTGADIKKFLDLGAAGVQMGTRFVATHECDADERFKQSYLAARQEDVTIIRSPVGMPGRALTNDFINAAREGLKKPFKCIFHCVSTCQQEKTPYCIAQALISAMRGNLERGFAFCGANVFRVNKIISVHELMDSLQREFDDAMNSLSKGVQNMQSMLGYGNKPEQAQMR from the coding sequence ATGCCCTTCCCTTCTTTGAAAATCGGCAATCTCACGGCTAAAGTGCCCGTCGTTCAGGGCGGCATGGGCGTGGGAATATCTCTTTCCGGTCTTGCGTCGGCTGTCGCCAACCAGGGCGGCATCGGCGTCATTGCCGGAGCCATGATCGGCATGAAAGAGCCGGATGTGGCCAAAAATCCTCTGGAAGCCAATCTGCGCGCCCTGCGCAATGAAATTATCAAGGCCCGCGAACTTTCCAACGGCATTATCGGCGTCAACATCATGGTGGCTTTGACCACCTTCAGCCAGATGGTGCGCACCTCCATTGAGCACAAGGCGGATATCATTTTTTCCGGCGCGGGACTGCCGCTGGACATGCCGCGCCACCTGCTGCAGCTCTGCGAGGAAAAGAAGGAAGAGTTCAAAACCAAACTCGTTCCCATTGTTTCCTCCGGCAGGGCCGCCACGGTTATTGCCAAAAAATGGCTCTCCCGCTTCAATTATCTGCCGGACGCCTTTGTGGTGGAAGGCCCCAAAGCGGGCGGTCATCTGGGCTTCAAACCCGAGGAAATCCAGGATCCCGCGCACGCGCTGGAAGTTCTGGTGCCCGAGGTGGTGGAAGCGGTCAAACCCTTTGAAGACAAGTTCGGTCGAGCTGTGCCGATTATTGCGGCCGGTGGCGTATACACCGGCGCGGACATTAAAAAATTCCTGGATCTGGGAGCCGCCGGCGTCCAGATGGGAACGCGCTTTGTGGCCACCCATGAATGCGACGCGGACGAACGCTTCAAGCAAAGCTATCTTGCGGCCAGGCAGGAAGACGTGACCATCATCCGCAGCCCTGTGGGCATGCCGGGCCGCGCGTTGACCAACGATTTCATCAATGCCGCGCGCGAGGGGCTGAAAAAGCCCTTTAAGTGCATTTTCCACTGCGTCAGCACCTGCCAGCAGGAAAAGACCCCATATTGCATCGCTCAGGCGCTGATCAGCGCCATGCGCGGCAATCTGGAGCGTGGTTTCGCCTTCTGCGGAGCCAATGTCTTCCGGGTGAACAAGATCATTTCCGTGCATGAACTGATGGATTCCCTGCAGCGTGAATTCGACGACGCCATGAATTCACTGAGCAAGGGCGTGCAGAACATGCAATCCATGCTGGGATACGGCAACAAGCCTGAACAAGCCCAGATGCGCTGA
- the lolA gene encoding outer membrane lipoprotein chaperone LolA, translated as MRISGMFTAAGIALCALFWLSPAMAADLASVIQERYETLKSFSADFEQTLTHKESGSVERRQGSLLFQKPLLIRWNTAKPHEETLVVTAKEIWDYLPDEEVAYRYPPSLVRDSRSIIQVITGQAALTKDFEVKPEGEEQGLAKLRLYPKEPAPQMVEALIWVEPGSGYIRRASIVDFYGNTNEVRFTSFKPDARLKSSDFSFTPPKGIEVEDRIDRDVPERELFK; from the coding sequence ATGCGTATATCCGGCATGTTTACCGCAGCGGGCATTGCGCTTTGCGCACTGTTCTGGCTGTCCCCCGCCATGGCGGCTGATTTGGCCTCCGTCATCCAGGAGCGCTATGAGACGCTGAAGTCCTTTTCCGCGGATTTTGAACAGACGCTTACCCACAAGGAAAGCGGTTCTGTGGAACGGCGGCAGGGTAGCCTGCTGTTCCAGAAACCCCTGCTGATTCGCTGGAACACCGCCAAGCCGCATGAGGAAACCCTGGTGGTCACGGCCAAGGAAATCTGGGATTATCTGCCCGACGAGGAAGTGGCTTATCGCTATCCGCCCAGTCTGGTGCGCGATTCACGCAGCATTATCCAGGTAATTACCGGCCAGGCGGCGCTGACCAAAGATTTTGAAGTGAAGCCCGAAGGCGAGGAGCAGGGTTTGGCCAAGTTGCGCCTGTATCCCAAAGAACCCGCGCCGCAGATGGTGGAAGCCCTGATCTGGGTGGAGCCGGGCAGCGGCTACATCCGCCGGGCCAGTATTGTGGATTTTTACGGCAACACCAATGAGGTGCGCTTTACCTCCTTCAAACCCGACGCGCGTCTCAAGTCCTCGGATTTCAGCTTTACGCCGCCCAAGGGCATTGAGGTGGAGGATCGCATTGACCGGGATGTGCCGGAGCGGGAACTCTTCAAGTAA
- a CDS encoding DNA translocase FtsK encodes MLSLASFDSNDPSLNHVVSGVVAVQNKAGLFGAYAAGFLNDVFGVAAFLWPLVFGALGAAYVSPSYAMHWWRWCGFFLLTVCLLVMGAAWDLSLGDLWGGGMVGSALHDNASRYLSPGGSALLWLFVLLVGLQLACNISWFSLAARFAHWLRGKLEKQLDGKSQDAEKSSEAEIPRRAWKLPRLRLPQWSFLARWRDKLGDIHPTADSLPEVYEEKHTAGPEDRGASTSAKAVSYTSPVVDEDNDDPFAVAEDLSGAPVAVVTQEADEPREKDAQDAPESEAAVVAAPAAEKAEPKKHVWDNLISAALGKKAPVPLPALDLLTPPAKTTPSGREDREGKGKALMACLKDFDIQGELVRITPGPVVTMYEVRPAPGIRVSRIANLSDDLALALKAMAVRIQAPIPGSDTVGIEIPNDNRETVNFRELAASEAFRKGCGPLTMILGKDIAGKPFMADLTRMPHLLVAGATGAGKSVCLNGILISLLYRTQPQDMRLLLVDPKRIEMAVYADEPHLVHPVVTEMAEAKNALDWAVHEMDRRYEAMARLGVRNVAGFNQKLAAFKNELPPDFSDLEPLPYLVIVIDELADLMMTAAREVETSIVRLAQLARAAGIHMILATQRPSVDVVTGLIKANFPCRISFQVTSKHDSRTILDQVGAEHLLGRGDMLFKPSGGRLQRLHGPFLSDEEVQSVVAHWKRHLSPSYQVDFAQWGVETASGQGVGGGDAAQDPLYAEVQAFVSEQGRASISLVQRRFKIGFNRAARLVEQLEMDGIIGPADGSKPRPVVR; translated from the coding sequence TTGCTCAGCCTGGCCAGCTTCGATTCCAACGACCCTAGCCTCAATCACGTGGTCAGCGGCGTCGTGGCAGTGCAGAACAAGGCCGGATTGTTCGGCGCCTACGCGGCGGGCTTTCTCAACGATGTCTTCGGCGTGGCCGCCTTTCTCTGGCCGCTGGTCTTCGGCGCGCTGGGGGCGGCCTACGTTTCTCCGTCCTATGCCATGCACTGGTGGCGATGGTGCGGCTTTTTCCTGCTGACTGTCTGTCTGCTGGTCATGGGCGCGGCCTGGGATCTCTCCCTGGGCGATCTCTGGGGCGGCGGCATGGTGGGCAGCGCCCTGCATGACAACGCCAGCCGCTATCTGAGTCCCGGCGGTTCCGCCCTGTTATGGCTTTTTGTCCTGCTGGTGGGCCTGCAACTGGCCTGCAACATTTCCTGGTTCAGCCTGGCGGCGCGCTTCGCCCATTGGCTGCGCGGCAAGCTTGAGAAACAGCTCGACGGCAAATCCCAAGACGCCGAAAAAAGCTCTGAGGCCGAAATCCCGCGCCGGGCCTGGAAGCTGCCCCGGCTGCGTCTGCCGCAATGGTCTTTTCTGGCCCGGTGGCGGGACAAACTGGGAGATATTCACCCCACCGCCGATTCCCTGCCTGAAGTTTATGAGGAAAAGCATACTGCCGGGCCCGAAGACAGGGGTGCGTCGACATCCGCAAAAGCAGTTTCTTATACTTCGCCCGTTGTGGATGAGGACAATGACGATCCCTTCGCCGTGGCAGAAGATCTGAGCGGCGCGCCTGTTGCCGTCGTCACGCAGGAAGCGGACGAACCCCGGGAAAAAGATGCGCAGGATGCTCCCGAATCTGAGGCGGCAGTTGTAGCCGCTCCGGCTGCGGAAAAAGCCGAGCCCAAGAAGCATGTTTGGGACAATCTGATTTCCGCCGCGCTCGGCAAAAAGGCTCCTGTGCCGCTGCCCGCCCTGGATCTGCTTACGCCGCCTGCCAAGACCACCCCCAGCGGCCGCGAGGACCGTGAGGGCAAGGGCAAGGCCTTGATGGCCTGCCTCAAGGATTTCGACATTCAGGGCGAACTGGTGCGCATCACTCCCGGACCGGTAGTGACCATGTACGAGGTGCGCCCGGCCCCCGGCATCCGGGTCAGCCGCATCGCCAATCTCAGCGACGATCTGGCCCTGGCGCTCAAGGCCATGGCTGTGCGCATCCAGGCGCCCATCCCCGGTTCGGACACCGTGGGCATTGAAATTCCCAATGACAACCGGGAGACCGTCAACTTCCGGGAGCTGGCCGCCTCTGAAGCCTTCCGCAAGGGCTGCGGACCGTTGACCATGATTCTCGGCAAGGACATCGCGGGCAAGCCTTTTATGGCCGATCTGACCCGCATGCCGCATTTGCTGGTGGCCGGGGCCACGGGCGCGGGCAAGAGCGTTTGCCTCAACGGCATTTTGATTAGCCTGCTGTACCGCACCCAACCACAGGACATGCGCCTTTTGCTGGTGGACCCCAAGCGCATTGAAATGGCGGTCTACGCCGATGAGCCGCACCTGGTCCATCCCGTGGTCACGGAAATGGCCGAGGCCAAAAACGCCCTGGATTGGGCCGTGCATGAAATGGACCGCCGCTACGAGGCCATGGCCCGTCTGGGCGTGCGCAACGTGGCGGGCTTCAACCAGAAACTGGCGGCGTTTAAAAATGAACTGCCGCCCGATTTCTCGGACCTGGAGCCTTTGCCCTATCTGGTTATTGTCATTGACGAACTGGCCGATCTGATGATGACCGCCGCCCGCGAGGTGGAAACCAGCATCGTGCGTCTGGCCCAGTTGGCCCGCGCTGCGGGCATTCATATGATTCTGGCCACGCAGCGGCCCAGTGTGGACGTGGTCACCGGCCTGATCAAAGCCAACTTTCCCTGCCGGATATCCTTTCAGGTCACTTCCAAGCACGACTCGCGCACCATCCTGGATCAGGTGGGCGCTGAACATCTGCTGGGCCGGGGCGACATGCTTTTCAAACCCAGCGGCGGCCGTTTGCAGCGCCTGCACGGGCCGTTTCTGAGTGACGAGGAAGTGCAGTCCGTCGTGGCGCATTGGAAGAGGCATCTGAGCCCTTCCTACCAGGTGGATTTCGCCCAATGGGGCGTGGAAACCGCTTCAGGCCAGGGTGTTGGCGGGGGGGATGCGGCTCAGGATCCTTTATATGCCGAAGTGCAGGCCTTTGTCAGCGAGCAGGGACGGGCATCCATCTCTCTCGTGCAGCGGCGTTTCAAAATCGGTTTCAACCGCGCCGCTCGTCTGGTGGAACAATTGGAGATGGACGGCATTATCGGTCCGGCCGACGGCAGCAAGCCCCGGCCTGTGGTCAGATAA
- the efp gene encoding elongation factor P, which yields MYSTTDFRKGLKIEVEGIPYEIVDFQHFKPGKGGAMVRTKLRNILTGRMQDITFRSGEKVGKPDLETRDMQFLYRQDDELIFMDMTNYEQLQMAAASTGGKEGFLKDGQECRVLLYKSSPLDIDIPLSLVLEVTETEPGAKGDTVSNVTKAAKLETGLTVQVPIFVNTGDRIKVDTRTKEYLGRE from the coding sequence ATGTATTCAACCACCGACTTTCGCAAGGGCCTCAAGATCGAAGTGGAAGGCATTCCTTACGAAATAGTGGATTTTCAACACTTCAAGCCCGGCAAGGGCGGGGCCATGGTCCGCACCAAGCTGCGCAACATCCTCACCGGACGTATGCAGGACATCACCTTCCGTTCCGGTGAAAAAGTCGGCAAGCCCGACCTGGAAACCCGTGATATGCAGTTCCTCTATCGCCAGGACGACGAGCTGATTTTCATGGATATGACCAATTATGAGCAGCTGCAGATGGCCGCCGCTTCCACCGGCGGCAAGGAAGGCTTTCTCAAGGACGGGCAGGAATGCCGCGTGCTGCTCTACAAGAGCAGTCCCCTGGATATCGACATCCCGCTGAGCCTGGTACTGGAAGTTACGGAAACCGAACCCGGCGCCAAGGGCGACACGGTGAGCAACGTCACCAAGGCCGCCAAACTGGAAACCGGCCTCACGGTGCAGGTGCCGATTTTCGTGAACACCGGCGACCGGATCAAGGTGGACACCCGCACCAAGGAATATCTGGGCCGGGAATGA
- the yihA gene encoding ribosome biogenesis GTP-binding protein YihA/YsxC, which produces MAVSLILETTAYTLDQLLAVPEAQIALAGRSNVGKSSLINALAGRKKLAKVSATPGKTRSVNFYKVEPQNFYLVDLPGYGYARASHEERRKWAKLLEHYLTDCKTLKTLALLLDCRLPPQKIDLELASFARTCRLPLLPVLTKADKCSQRERSSRQKEWQDLLAVKPVLTSSSSRLGMEELWRALIAAADIAITDGATAPATVE; this is translated from the coding sequence ATGGCCGTCAGCCTTATCCTGGAAACAACAGCCTATACCCTGGATCAGCTTCTGGCCGTGCCTGAGGCGCAGATTGCCCTTGCCGGGCGCTCCAATGTAGGTAAATCATCCCTGATCAACGCCCTGGCCGGGCGTAAAAAACTGGCCAAGGTCAGCGCCACGCCGGGGAAAACGCGCTCCGTCAATTTTTATAAAGTGGAGCCGCAGAATTTTTATCTTGTGGATCTGCCCGGCTACGGGTACGCTAGGGCCAGCCACGAAGAGCGACGCAAGTGGGCGAAACTGCTGGAGCACTACCTCACGGACTGCAAGACGCTCAAGACTCTGGCTTTGCTGCTGGATTGCCGTTTGCCCCCGCAGAAGATTGACCTCGAGCTGGCTTCCTTTGCCCGCACCTGCCGCCTGCCCTTGCTGCCCGTACTGACAAAAGCCGATAAATGCAGCCAGCGCGAACGCTCCTCACGACAGAAGGAGTGGCAGGATCTGCTGGCTGTCAAGCCTGTCCTGACCTCCTCCAGCAGCCGTCTGGGCATGGAGGAACTCTGGCGTGCACTGATCGCGGCCGCCGACATCGCCATTACGGATGGCGCCACCGCGCCGGCGACAGTGGAGTGA
- a CDS encoding cation diffusion facilitator family transporter has product MENLRHEDGAAEKHRAALVSLVAALALTALKLAVGLYTNSLGILSEALHSGLDLLAAAMTLAAVRISARPADSRHPYGHGKIENLSALAETLLLFLTCFWVVYEGVQRLLDGVSPVTPSLWGVAVMAVSMGVDINRVRILRKVARRYKSQALEADALHFSTDILSSAVVLVGVLAVWVAAALNLPEPLYRVLAQADTVAALVVALLIFRASLRMAAESINTLMDSGSTKERGAVAKAVRKVPGITAVRRVRLRNSGPQTFVDLTVGVEPGIRVRDGHRLAHEAEQAVAAILPGADVCVHVEPMSARAGKDDNPFSLVQRMASEHGLAVHNVHVLRTGGLFHIELHVELPGGLPYAEAYARVRPFEDDLRRALPGVEVVSHLEPEGAASALHAGAAVSVPLAELAWREVRLAVENEPLLCDPHKFSTYELPEQGICISFHCGISGELSVEEVHNICVRLEKRLRGAVPPLGRIIVHVEPDAATAAQQAD; this is encoded by the coding sequence ATGGAGAACCTCCGGCACGAAGACGGCGCCGCTGAAAAGCATCGCGCCGCGCTGGTTTCGCTGGTCGCGGCCCTTGCCCTGACAGCTCTGAAGCTTGCGGTGGGCCTGTATACCAATAGCCTGGGCATTCTTTCCGAAGCGCTGCACAGCGGCCTCGACTTGCTGGCGGCGGCCATGACTCTGGCGGCGGTACGCATTTCTGCCCGCCCGGCCGACAGCCGCCATCCCTACGGGCACGGCAAGATCGAAAACCTTTCCGCCCTGGCTGAGACTCTGCTGCTGTTCCTGACCTGCTTCTGGGTGGTTTATGAAGGCGTGCAGCGGCTGCTGGACGGTGTCAGTCCCGTTACCCCGTCGCTCTGGGGTGTGGCCGTCATGGCCGTTTCCATGGGCGTTGACATCAACCGGGTGCGCATCTTGCGAAAGGTGGCCCGGCGGTACAAGAGCCAGGCCCTGGAGGCCGACGCCCTGCATTTCTCCACGGACATTCTTTCCTCGGCCGTGGTGCTGGTCGGCGTGCTGGCCGTATGGGTGGCCGCCGCCCTGAATCTGCCGGAGCCGCTCTACCGGGTACTGGCCCAAGCCGACACGGTGGCGGCCCTGGTGGTGGCTTTGCTCATCTTTCGCGCCAGCCTGCGCATGGCTGCGGAATCCATCAACACCTTGATGGATTCCGGGTCCACCAAGGAGCGGGGGGCTGTCGCCAAAGCCGTTCGAAAGGTGCCGGGCATCACGGCCGTGCGGCGGGTGCGCCTGCGCAACAGCGGCCCACAGACCTTTGTGGATTTGACCGTGGGCGTGGAGCCGGGCATTCGTGTCCGCGACGGGCACAGGCTGGCCCATGAAGCGGAACAGGCCGTGGCCGCCATCCTGCCGGGCGCGGACGTGTGCGTGCATGTGGAACCCATGAGCGCCCGCGCCGGGAAAGACGACAATCCCTTTTCCCTGGTGCAACGCATGGCCTCGGAACACGGCTTGGCGGTACATAATGTGCATGTGCTGCGCACCGGAGGATTATTTCATATTGAACTGCATGTGGAACTGCCCGGCGGCCTGCCGTATGCCGAAGCCTATGCGCGGGTGCGGCCCTTTGAGGATGACCTGCGCCGGGCGCTGCCCGGCGTGGAAGTGGTCAGCCACCTGGAGCCTGAGGGCGCGGCCAGCGCGTTGCACGCCGGAGCCGCCGTTTCCGTGCCTCTGGCCGAACTGGCCTGGCGGGAAGTGCGGTTGGCTGTGGAAAACGAGCCTTTACTCTGCGATCCGCACAAATTTTCCACCTACGAATTGCCGGAGCAGGGCATCTGCATTTCTTTTCACTGCGGCATCAGCGGTGAACTGAGCGTGGAGGAAGTCCACAACATCTGCGTGCGCCTGGAAAAACGGTTGCGCGGCGCCGTGCCGCCGCTGGGCAGGATTATTGTTCATGTGGAACCGGACGCCGCCACGGCAGCGCAACAGGCGGACTGA
- a CDS encoding outer membrane protein assembly factor BamD, translating to MHKKLLRCLVLAFSLFAVSGCGIIDMIYLPPAEDTAQEIFEAANDAMSEKNYVRAVELYNKLRDAYPFSPYTIDAELSLGDAYFLDEEYELAAETYKDFESLHPRHEAIPYVLYQTGMSLMKQFRSIDRATTELQEAYDYFNRLRQMYPDSPYAKGAEEHMQTCRKFMAEHELYIADVFWHMKKYGPAWRRYEFIMENFKDVPEVAEHAKEKSLAAYHNYREEQARETREKRQGSWRQWFTWL from the coding sequence ATGCATAAAAAACTGCTTCGCTGCCTTGTGCTTGCCTTCAGTTTGTTTGCCGTCTCCGGTTGCGGCATCATCGACATGATTTACCTGCCGCCGGCTGAAGATACGGCCCAGGAAATCTTCGAAGCCGCCAACGACGCCATGAGTGAAAAGAACTATGTGCGCGCCGTGGAGCTGTACAACAAATTACGCGACGCCTATCCGTTCAGCCCCTATACCATTGACGCTGAACTTTCGCTGGGCGACGCCTATTTTCTGGATGAAGAATACGAGTTGGCCGCCGAAACCTACAAGGATTTCGAGTCGCTCCATCCCCGTCATGAAGCCATTCCGTATGTGCTGTACCAGACGGGCATGTCGCTCATGAAGCAGTTCCGCTCCATTGACCGGGCCACCACGGAACTGCAGGAAGCCTACGATTACTTTAACCGTCTCCGCCAGATGTACCCTGATTCGCCCTATGCCAAGGGCGCGGAAGAGCATATGCAGACCTGCCGCAAATTCATGGCCGAGCACGAGCTGTATATCGCCGACGTGTTCTGGCACATGAAGAAGTACGGCCCGGCTTGGCGGCGGTATGAATTCATCATGGAAAACTTCAAGGACGTGCCGGAAGTGGCGGAACACGCCAAGGAAAAGAGTCTGGCCGCCTACCACAACTACCGTGAGGAGCAGGCTAGGGAGACGCGCGAAAAGCGCCAGGGCTCTTGGCGGCAGTGGTTCACTTGGCTGTAA